The region TGCTTCTTCAGATGGCTATTCTCTaattaaaaattagataaaacttACTGAAGCTGCTTTATAACTCAACTTTAACAAAGAGGCCTCACTGGAAGTCTGTTCTTTGATAAGTGTAATTAGCTTGTTTTTCCACTCGTTGGTCTTTGACTTCTGTGATAAATCTAGTTGGGTCAGCCATGAAAGCAACTGTAGggcctattgaaaaaaaaggatttaaatttgattcttaGGCCCAATGTCAAactcttaaacaaaaaaaaacaaaacatagtaGGCAAAAAGACAATCAGACCTCCAGCACTTCANNNNNNNNNNNNNNNNNNNNNNNNNNNNNNNNNNNNNNNNNNNNNNNNNNNNNNNNNNNNNNNNNNNNNNNNNNNNNNNNNNNNNNNNNNNNNNNNNNNNAAGGCTAAGTTCAAGGTTATATAAATTAAGGTTGGAGGCCCCTCGTGTACACTTTTGGCTGGGGTAGGGGTTTAGGTTATTTACTTAAAAGGAATTGTTCTACCGGAGGGGCATCCAACCACAAATTTATATGACCTCAAACTTGGCCTGAAGATCTTACAAGGAAACTTTGTGCATTCCGAAAGAGGTCCCAGGTCGTTGCAGGTTTCCATATTGTCAGTTAGAACCAGGATCTGAAGTGGAAATTAACCTTTTAAACAGATTTTAATGGGGGTATCACCAGGTACCACAGCCAACCACAAATCTCTGATTTTTGGATACCCTTATGCCTAATGCTGGACACCCTATGCCAAACGCTGGATACCTGTTGGTACTCTAACCCTGACCTATCTCACTACAGGTACTGATTGGTTGATTTCTGAGCTGCAGtaaaatcattaatattttgTTGGGAACAGTATCCAACGTTTAGCATAGGGTATCCAGCATTAAGCATAGGCTATGCCAAAAGCTAGATAATATCCAGCTTTTGGCATAGGGTAATAAAAAATCAGGAATTCGTGGCAGACTGGGGTACCATGCCCTTGCTGCAAGGCATGGTACCCCAGACTATGAGCACCATGCCCATACATTGGGGCTCCATGCCTCAAAATTGAGGATTTGTGTATGACTGGTTGCTAGGACTGAACCAAAATTTCCTTATAATCTTTTTAGGCCAAGTTCGAGGTTGCATACCCCTCCTATAATTATGCAATTAATGAAGCCGATTCATGTATGAGTATTAATTTTCATTAGCTGTTAACAAGGACAACAGTTATCGACAATGAACAGTTTGTTCAAGTGCAGTCTCAAAGCACAATTAATTTTGAGTAGTTTGTTCAAGTGCTACTCTTCTGGTCTACCCTGCACTGAAAACacattatattaataaaccccacattatactaataaataaaaagataaaactaaaactattctGGTGGATATCAAGACCTCCTTGATAATTGACACTTCTACAAATTGTTCTGTAACAGATTCATCAACAAATtcctgattttaatgaaataatgTTTGGggttcaaaatgtgtttttgcaGTTGTCAGGGTATCTGATATTCAGGTACCACAGTCCAACTGGGGTAACTGACCATGGTATCTGAGAAAGTCATCTCACTTTCATCATTACCAACAAAAGAGCCGATGATTTTATTAGATTGACCGTAAAGAAGTTTGGACCTTACAGCAGGTTTGATTCCTGGTATTgccagtttatttgttttgaatgggggtcagtgatgttacTCAGTAATCTCAGACAGAtttaaaccagctctaaatgggcaaatggagaaatatgggAAAGATAAGCAGggagggtgtgcaaaagcacaggatttctggcccccagcccttcATTGCAACtcttggccaaagggtcacaaagtggaaattagcactgccagtttagaccttgacatgtcagtgctgccatacttacttacttgcatattggtgttgagtttgcACACATTTTATCTCATTGATTTCCAAAATCATTTAGACAATCAGCTAGCAGTCTCAAAGCACAATTAATTATGAGTAGTTTGTTCAAGTGCTACTCTTCTGCTCTACCCTGCACTGAACACACAGTATATTAATAAACCCCACATTATACTAATAAATagaaagataataataaaactatTCTGGTGGATATCAAGACCTCCTTGATAATTGACACTTCTACAAATTGTTCTGTAACAAATTCTGCAAAATCTGCAACAGATTcctgattttaataaaataatatttggggttcaaaatgtgtttttgcaGTTGTCAGGGTATCTGATATTCAGGTACCACAGTCCAACTGGGGTAACTGACCATGGTATCTGAGAAAGTCATCTCACTTTCATCATTACCATCAAAAGAGCCGATGATTTTATTAGATTGGCCGTAAAGAAGTTTGGACCTTAGTGATGTGACTGAATATCAGTTTATGTTTTGGGATGAATTCAAAATGCAATTTTGGCAATTGTCATTTTTGAAGGACAACCGCAGAAAGAACTAACTGCAGATCCATTTAGCATGATAACAGATAACATGGTATCTGCAAAATGCAACTAGTGACAATCTACCACAAACCCCTGATTTTTGGATACCCTATGCCAAACGCTGGATATATCTAGCATTTGGCATAGCCTATGCCTAACGCTCGATACCCTATGCCAAATGTTAGATACCTGTtctcaataaaatattgatgaTTTTACTGAAGCTCAGAAATCAACCAATCAGAATTCACCTGCAGTAAGATAGGTCAAGGTTAGAGTACCAACAGGTATCCAGCATTAGGCATAGGCTATGCCAAATGTTAGATATATCTAGCGTTTGGCATAGGGTATCCAAAAATCAGGGGTTTGTGGTTGACTGTCTAGTGATATCTGATTAGTTAACATCTATATTTGGGTGTTGCCGTCAGTCTGCAGTAGAGGTATGCTTATTTGAATGTTTGTTGACTTTAAACTTTGGCATTTTCAAGCATTTGTTGTGATGAAACTAACAAGAAGTTAGATTGGTAATTAAGAGCCTCTGAAAACACctgaatttgtattttggataTTCATTCTACCATTTAGTCCGAAACTGCACTGTTTACATTTAAGAAACTGTTCAAATATACATTCCTGAGTTTACTTAAGAAATATGTTACTGGTTCTTAATAGTGAAATTCTTACTTTCAGAGGACTGGTGTAGAAAATCATGGTCATATGTTCGCGGAGAATTCATGAAGCGCTACTCTGCGAGAAAAGAAGGAAGGCTCAGTGGAGGAGATGGAGATGAGGATGAGAATATTAATTGGCCGTTGTTCAGATACTTGATGTTCCTGATCAAATACTACAACCCAAGGAAGTAAGTATCATGAGCAGAGGTGTTACCATACTAGCCAAAATGTCTGGGGGGTCAAGGTATTTACCGACTGGgttgtcatttttattgactatttttcttgagaaaacgactgttttaagaaaaacagaCTACAGCATTACATCATACAGACTACAATTATTCTGTCTTCTGTGTGGattttcttgactttttttaaaGCACAACTCTTGCCTAGAAATGATCTTTAACCTATGAAATGGGTAGAAATTTGTTTCAGAAACACCATTACTGTCCACGAGAAAATAGCGATTTTCTTGTTAGCGCTTGTCGACTATGTCCAGCTTTCCTGCTCTCCGACGCGGCGGCTGGGcccaaaacatttgaaaaactGAACGAGCCGTGGTTAAAATGTGGGAAAACTTACAAATAAAAGAAGTAAGAagtaaaaagtataaaagaagTAAGCTTGTAATTCCATATGGAAACTAAATTATAAAAGGCAGAATAAGCAAGAGGAAGTCGTGTTAATACAGAAAGTCGTGCCTTGCAGTTTTTTGGTTCATCCATACACATCCTGTTTTGTCATGGTTCCAGTTGGACTATCCCTCTGAGGCGAGAACAAATAGTattctttgattatttttttttttataaaacaatattttcctGGGCTTCGCCTGGATTCGGGGCAAACAATCTTTTTCAGGGATTTGCTTCTGGGCAAACTACCTGTCCGGTGAGAATAGGAAGTTCACGTCTTCATATTTTTATCCGTAAATCGACTGTCACGTcagcttggattttttttttaatattccttCAGACCTAGCTGATTATGAATCATATTTGACGCTGTAAACCGGATACGTCAGCTGTGTTCCGTCAGCTACATGCATCGTGAAATATGACTTTTTGGGATCCCAAAACGTAAGTGGAGGGATACCTTTGACATCGCAAAAGTTGTccgtctgtccgtccgtctgtaaGCACGATAACTCTCGAAGGGAATGagatattttcatgaaacttggtgtgaggATTCTTTGGGTCAAGAGTAAGGTCGAGTCTGGatcaaatattgaatttttgggATCCCATCGTAACCTTTGGTCTTGTTTTTGTATCCTCTCAaagtttgaacaaaatatttcaacCCTTTCGAGAGTTGTGGTGCTAGCAGTCGGACAAAACTTAATGAAGTCATCCCGTCACTgatgtttggggggggggaggagactTGTGATTAATAGGTTCCCTTTTTTCAGGACCAGCGGAAATCTTCCTGATATGAGCAAGGAAGTTGTGGTTGTGGCGGCAACTGGGGAAAGCAGTGAGTACAGTGAAGAAGAATCAAGAGATGCCTTCCTTCCAGTCTATAGCATACAAGAAAGAGACTCTGTGGAAAGAGTAAAACTGTCAGACAAGGGAAAGGGCAAGAAATTGAATCTGCCAGTGCTCAAAACTTTGAACGGCCTCAAAAGAGCTCAAAGGGAGCCAGAAAGCGATGATGACCTGCAAGAAGTTTACTGCACAACTTCAAAAGGCTTTGTTCACGTGCAGGGCTTCAAAGGGAGAGAGAACTTGCCACAGCAAAAAGGGGAAGCCTCACCTGGGCCATCAAAGGGCTTTGCCAGTCCTATTCAAGTACAAGGCATTAAAGCGATAGAGGTCTTGCACAAGAACTTGCAGCAGAAGAGAAGTGAAGCCTCACCCGTTCCTGTACCTTCGAAGGACTTTGTCAGCCCTATTCAAGTACAGGGCCTTAAAGTGACAGAGGCCTTGCACTTGCCGCAGCAGAGAAGTGAAGCCTCACCGAGAGCTTCTAAAGGCAATGCCAATCCCAATGTTCTTGTACAAGGAGGCAAAGGGGCAGATGACTTGGGCGGAAGTTCCGAGCAGACTAGAAATAAAGCCTTACCAGAACGAGAGCCCCCAGtcaagaagacaaaaaaagaaccaGTTAAAGGACAGTCAAGTGCAGATGCCCTTATTGAGGAGGCTGCAAAAGCCCTGCGTAGTATCGTTGAGACCCCAATGAACCAAAACCAGTCGCCGAATTTTGGATACTGCCAGTCATTGGCTGCCCAGTTAGACAGCTTCACACCTCTTGTGCAGGCAAGAATCAAAGCAAAGTTTGCTTCAATCGTTTTAGAAGAGATGGAAAAGcttgaaaaacattaaaagaccTGCTAATATTAAGTGTTTGGTTAGAGAAGTGGTAGATTTTGAATTTGGCTTTTTCAAGATTCTAGTTGACATTATAACTTCCTTTAGTTCGAGTGCATTTGTAATGTTCATGTGACTTTGAACGTCAGATGAGAAGATTTAAGTTAGTCTGCTATTATaaataattccatttttagtttagttttttttttttacttttctctcAGTATAACGAGTTTGTAATACATCTCAGGATTCGAGCTCCTAGTCCAGAGTTAGGGGTGCCCCACTGAGGCATACATAGCAAAGTTTTGAACTCCAGGTGATATGGGGCCCACTTAATAGATATAATGAAGCAAACCTACATGAGAAATATCGTCAGAAAACAATGAGCTATACATGCCGTGTCCCAATTGCTAAGTTAGGCCTAAATTGCAGGGAGGGGGGCCCAAAAGCTCTGTTCCAACGTCTTTTATGCCCGGGCCCCACTACGGACACACCTGTTCGTAATTCGGTATTTAAGAAGTTTTTAAGACGTTTAGGACGCTCCTCTCTCATTGGTTGCtcataacaaattaaaaacggGAGATGGATTATTCCATCCCAGATTTTATGAACGGGTTGAGAGAGGGACGTGTAAAAACCCACCttaaaaacatctaaaaacagaattgcGATAGGTGTGTCCGTAGTGGGGCCCgggcattattttaaatttgcaggATGCCAAAGGTGGGCCTGAGACTTTAACCAGGACAAATAattgtaaatcttaaaaaattggcaCAAACATACACTAAAACATGAATAAGCGATTCATccactaaagaaaaataatcagaaatttcCACGTAGAATAGCCTCGTCTTGCCATGGCACTCTACCAACTCCACAAAAATAGTCTTTAAAAGCCTCACGAATTTTCAATGCATCTCTGCCTGAAAAGTTTCCAGAAATGTTACCACTTGGCAATACAGGTATGCTCTGTCGCCGCCACGAACCTGGAATTATCTGTCCATTTGCTTCACGGTCAACCAAGACAGGTGTGACATAACTGTTTCCATTCTGAGCATTCGTCACCATTAGGAAATTATGAAGAACGCACACGGCCTTCACAATGTGATCGATGGTGTCGAGTTTGCCCATCTTGGTACTTTTAAGCACCTGAAATCGAGAGGCGAGGATTCCAAAAGTGTTTTCCACGACACGACGGGCTCTAGACAGTCTgtaattgaagatttttttgtcTGTGGTTAGGTCACCATATCGTGAAAATGGTTTCAAGAAATTCGTCTTCAACGGGAATGCCTCGTCGCCAATAAAGACGTGCGGCAAAGGGCAGGAGGTATTCGGCAACTCTTTATCACCTGGTACTGGAAGCCTGTTCACTTCCAGGGCCTTTCCAAAGCTAGACCTTTTGAAAACAGTACTGTcgttttctttaccttttgcaccAACGTCTATGTATAAGAAGCGGTATCGCGCATCGACGACAGCCATAAGCACTATGCTTTCAAAGTCGTAAAAGTTGTGGTAATCAGAGCCAGAATTGGGGGGCTTATGAATCCTACAATGCTTTCCATCAACTGCCCCTATGCAGTTTGGAAACTGCCACAGATCATTGAACTCCCTTGAAACCAGCTTGAGATCTTCTTCAGTTGGAGGCTTCATGTAAAGAGGCTGAAGGACAGTCCACAATGCCTGACAAGTCTCCATAATAATGCCACTAAGTGCAGCTCTCGAGACTCTGGAGGCTATTGATAAGCTGAACATTGAATCTCCACTAGccaagaatctaaaaaaaaaaagaaaattagaccCAGAACTTAATTCTCTAGAGTGGAGCAGGCCTAGGCTACTACAAAATGGTACTTGAAAGCTATGATTAAAGTAACATTTGCTGCAGCATTTCAGCTTTCAAAAACCTTGTATCAAGGAAATTCTATATGAAAAGCCTAACTTCCTCAACTGAAAACGTTCCAAACCTGCAGAATGTACTGACAACTAGTGAGAAATAATGtcaattcttacaaaatatagGCTTATCCAAATAAATGAGGAATCTGCTATGAACAAGCTACACAAAAGTGTAATTATTAAATACACCCAAGCTCGAGGAAGTTAAGTAAGTAGTAAGTAAGGTTTATTAGACAAGAACTTGCTAGCCGtctaatttgagtttttttacaaactataatttttttttaaccctcaAACGTTACAGAATGGGAGACATGGCGGTACAAATATTAACAAAGTGGCAGTACTAAGCACGCTTACAGGAGATCATCTAAGAACCAGAATCATAATCAAACTTAGGTGTTTACACCTATAATAGCTGCAAACACACTTGAAATagctctgaaaatttttattattgataaaacTTTGTCAAAGTCAGAAATTGTTACCTGAGAGTCATTGCCAGTCTACACTCGGCAACAATAGCAGGCCTCGTAACAGTGTCATTTTTCTCTATTAGTGAACTGACACATGACGCAATAAAGTCCATATGCTCTTTTGACATTCTGTAAGTCTGAAAGAAGAGCTCATCGTCGGAAGCTTCCATCTCTTTTGTTAATGCCTCATACATGCCATGCTTCTCTTGcatctaaaaaacaacaaaaaaacattaatgtATAGCCTAATACCATCTTTTTGTGAGGCAACATTACTGCATTGCCTACACTGATGGTTAATATGACAAAGCTGGTTGTCACTACTAAgatcacaaaaataaaatcagctaTTTGCCAGACTAACCATTAAAAAAGGCTGGCGAGATTGCCTTCTGGACACGCAGTAACACAATGCAAAAATTATGTTGGGAAAATGG is a window of Artemia franciscana chromosome 7, ASM3288406v1, whole genome shotgun sequence DNA encoding:
- the LOC136029593 gene encoding uncharacterized protein LOC136029593; this translates as MKRYSARKEGRLSGGDGDEDENINWPLFRYLMFLIKYYNPRKTSGNLPDMSKEVVVVAATGESSEYSEEESRDAFLPVYSIQERDSVERVKLSDKGKGKKLNLPVLKTLNGLKRAQREPESDDDLQEVYCTTSKGFVHVQGFKGRENLPQQKGEASPGPSKGFASPIQVQGIKAIEVLHKNLQQKRSEASPVPVPSKDFVSPIQVQGLKVTEALHLPQQRSEASPRASKGNANPNVLVQGGKGADDLGGSSEQTRNKALPEREPPVKKTKKEPVKGQSSADALIEEAAKALRSIVETPMNQNQSPNFGYCQSLAAQLDSFTPLVQARIKAKFASIVLEEMEKLEKH
- the LOC136029592 gene encoding uncharacterized protein LOC136029592; the protein is MQEKHGMYEALTKEMEASDDELFFQTYRMSKEHMDFIASCVSSLIEKNDTVTRPAIVAECRLAMTLRFLASGDSMFSLSIASRVSRAALSGIIMETCQALWTVLQPLYMKPPTEEDLKLVSREFNDLWQFPNCIGAVDGKHCRIHKPPNSGSDYHNFYDFESIVLMAVVDARYRFLYIDVGAKGKENDSTVFKRSSFGKALEVNRLPVPGDKELPNTSCPLPHVFIGDEAFPLKTNFLKPFSRYGDLTTDKKIFNYRLSRARRVVENTFGILASRFQVLKSTKMGKLDTIDHIVKAVCVLHNFLMVTNAQNGNSYVTPVLVDREANGQIIPGSWRRQSIPVLPSGNISGNFSGRDALKIREAFKDYFCGVGRVPWQDEAILRGNF